The Mycobacterium riyadhense sequence GCTGGGTGCGGATATCTCCGCTGAGCAGGCAGCGTTGTCGAACGCTTGGCAGGGCGATACCGGGATGACCTACCAGACGTGGCAGGCGCAGTGGAACCAGGCCATGGAGGATCTGGTGCGGGCCTACCAGTCAATGGCCAGCACGCACGAAGCCAACACCATGGCCATGATGGCTCGCGACCAGGCCGAAGCCGCCAAATGGGGCGGCTAGGCCGGTAGCTGGACCTAGGTTGAATTCCGAACCCAACGCCGTCGAGCTGACGGTCGATCAGGCTTGGTTCATCGCGGAAACCATTGGGGCGGGCAGCTTCCCGTGGGTGCTCGCGATAACCACGCCCTACAGCGATGCCGCCCAGCGAAACGCATTCTTCGACCGCCAGAAGGACGAACTAACCCGGATGGGTCTGTTGTCGGAAGCCGGCGTCATCAACCCGGCGGTCGCCGACTGGATCAAAGCGGTGTGCTTTCC is a genomic window containing:
- a CDS encoding WXG100 family type VII secretion target; translation: MSQIMYNYPAMLAHAGDMAGYAGTMQGLGADISAEQAALSNAWQGDTGMTYQTWQAQWNQAMEDLVRAYQSMASTHEANTMAMMARDQAEAAKWGG